A genomic region of Antennarius striatus isolate MH-2024 chromosome 16, ASM4005453v1, whole genome shotgun sequence contains the following coding sequences:
- the sun1b gene encoding SUN domain-containing protein 1 isoform X2 has translation MTMDFSQLHTYTPPQCAPENTGYTYSLSSSYSTSALEFEREHQIAAVYESPRMSRRSLRLQNSTSHYVNDSVADYSRNLSSNSSSYTSTRRETRTLRSKKLQSASGGLSLSLSQLETPRKTLSFSAVNTPINSSIIQETNTDASLLTSTLDHSHIRQRTITTTKTTSSSSVDGHWERSFTADRSSSSVNGDASASHSHATLHNGYICKDCSLNSQKMDSYITQSSSQSCLSSHAAEDSSDALSASSSQYTSIYTRDRTQRKKTGVLVSMSNACIHYSKRALAPIVSLVTLIIHSVVWLGSKVRSPPGKGVFSLFSDTMTLAASSSLSKLLLIKQAMLHRVMSYREKGYDRKAHSSFCRSMNVEGLVTDDAAHLNGSLCYCLLLPGHCVVRAGRALGSGAGALMQRLLSLFWTLLTAPVTAGRGLLWFLATGWYQLVLLMSVLNVFFLTRCVPLLWKLLLFLLPLLLLLVFWLWGPSTAALLAYLPAINLTELHPASAFTFLYNLVPALSLVPASVPAAARETLEQTSATPVSQGTPILPPLALSGLDLERLEHMERQLALLWESVRQGDQKQEQYHRDILGLYNILREQIHTRTDKESLGIWVSSLMEPRLGELQGELAQMNIHTTQSAEQQKLQQESQATRLADVQLLLSALTIKTEELQQKQQQFEQEKQETQEREREAVAAAADTLPVSVGVNQEDHDALLLEVQRLEAELGRIRQDLQGVMGCRGKCDQLDTLQETISVQVSSQVRKELQALFYGSGTGELPESLVLWLSQRYVSTPDLQASLASLEMNILRNVSQQLDLSRAQTLGEAESQAKTIVQTVTSTVRHTAAGEGLTEEQVKLIVRNALRIYSQDRTGLVDYALESGGGSILSTRCSETYETKTALMSLFGLPLWYFSQSPRVVIQPDVYPGNCWAFKGSQGYLVIRLSMRILPTSFCVEHIPKALSPTGNITSAPRNFTVLGLDDEYQEEGKLLGHYIYQEDGESLQTFPIMEENDKPFQIIEVRVLSNWGHPEYTCMYRFRVHGEPQPQ, from the exons TACGCTACGGAGCAAAAAGCTCCAGTCTGCATCTGGTGGCCTGTCTTTATCATTGAGCCAACTCGAGACACCGAGGAAAACGCTCTCCTTCTCAGCTGTTAACACCCCCATTAACAGCAGCATCATTCAGGAAACCAACACCGATGCGTCTCTGCTCACCTCCACCCTGGACCATTCTCACATAAGGCAACGCACCATTACCACTACCAAAACCACCAGCTCTAGTTCTGTGGATGGACACTGGG AGAGGAGCTTCACTGCCGACCGCAGTTCATCCAGTGTCAACGGTGACGCCAGCGCTTCGCATTCCCACGCCACACTCCACAATGGCTATATCTGCAAAGACTGCTCTTTAAACTCTCAGAAGATGGACTCCTATATAACAcagtcatcatcacaatcatgtTTATCGTCTCATGCGGCAGAAGATTCCTCGGATGCTCTCTCTGCCTCATCCTCTCAGTACACAAGCATATACACCAGAGACAGGACTCAGAGAAAAAAGACAG GTGTCCTGGTATCCATGTCTAACGCCTGTATACACTACAGCAAACGAGCATTGGCCCCCATAGTGTCTTTAGTCACCCTGATCATCCACAGTGTGGTCTGGCTGGGGTCAAAAGTCAGGAGCCCCCCAGGAAAAG GtgtcttttcattattttcagacACGATGACACTTGCAGCTTCTTCCAGTTTGTCCAAGCTGTTGCTGATAAAACAGGCTATGCTCCACAGAGTAATGAGCTACAGAGAAAAAGGCTATGATAGAAAAG CTCACTCCAGTTTCTGTAGAAGCATGAACGTGGAAGGTTTGGTCACTGATGATGCAGCACATCTCAATGGTTCCCTCT GCTACTGCCTCCTCCTGCCAGGGCACTGTGTGGTGAGAGCAGGCAGAGCGCTGGGATCTGGAGCTGGGGCCCTGATGCAGAGGCTGCTCTCACTGTTCTGGACACTCCTGACAGCTCCAG TGACTGCAGGCAGAGGACTTCTGTGGTTTCTTGCTACAGGATGGTACCAACTGGTGTTGCTCATGTCTGTCCTTAATGTCTTCTTTCTGACACG ATGTGTTCCACTACTTTGGAAGCTACTATTGTTCCTTTTGCCCCTTCTGCTTCTCCTTG tGTTCTGGCTGTGGGGTCCGTCCACTGCTGCCCTGCTTGCTTACCTTCCAGCAATAAACCTGACTGAGTTGCATCCGGCCTCTGCCTTCACTTTCCTGTATAACTTGGTGCCAGCGTTGTCTCTGGTTCCTGCAtctgttcctgctgctgcacGCGAGACTCTGGAACAAACCTCCGCCACGCCGGTCTCACAGGGGACA CCCATCCTTCCCCCTTTGGCGCTCTCTGGTTTGGATTTGGAGCGACTGGAGCATATGGAGCGGCAGCTAGCGCTGCTGTGGGAGAGTGTCCGGCAGGGCGACCAGAAGCAAGAGCAGTACCACAGGGACATTCTCGGTCTGTACAACATCCTGAGGGAGCAGATCCACACTCGGACCGACAAGGAGAGCTTGGGAATATGGGTGTCATCTCTGATGGAGCCAAGACTCGGCGAGTTACAGGGAGAACTGGCTCAGAtgaacatacacacaacacag AGTGCAGAGCAACAGAAGCTGCAGCAAGAGAGTCAGGCAACACGATTGGCTGATGTACAACTGCTGTTAAGTGCACTGACTATCAAAACTGAG GAGCTGCAACAGAAGCAGCAACAGTTTGAGCAGGAGAAGCAGGAGAcgcaagagagggagagagaggctgtcgctgcagcagcagacacacttcctgtcag TGTGGGTGTGAACCAGGAGgaccatgatgctttgctgttGGAGGTGCAGAGACTTGAGGCAGAGCTGGGCCGAATCAGACAGGATCTGCAGGGCGTTATGGGATGCAGGGGCAAATGTGACCAGCTAGACACATTGCAGGAGACG ATATCAGTCCAGGTGTCATCCCAGGTGCGTAAGGAGCTGCAGGCGCTGTTCTACGGCAGCGGGACCGGAGAGCTTCCAGAGTCTCTGGTCCTGTGGTTGTCTCAGCGCTACGTGAGCACGCCGGACCTGCAGGCCTCGCTGGCCTCACTGGAGATGAACATCCTGAGAAACGTATCCCAGCAGCTCGACCTCAGCCGCGCCCAAACCCTCGGCGAAGCTGAGTCTCAAGCCAAGACCATTGTTCAGACGGTAACCAGCACCGTCCGGCACACTGCTGCGGGCGAGGGACTGACAGAAGAG CAAGTAAAGCTGATTGTCCGAAACGCTTTGAGGATCTACTCCCAGGATCGAACAGGCCTGGTAGACTATGCCCTGGAGTCTGGAG GTGGCAGCATCCTCAGCACTCGCTGCTCTGAGACGTACGAGACCAAGACGGCCCTCATGAGTCTGTTCGGCCTGCCGCTCTGGTACTTCTCCCAGTCGCCACGTGTCGTCATCCAG CCTGATGTGTACCCAGGTAACTGCTGGGCATTCAAAGGGTCTCAGGGCTACCTCGTGATCCGACTGTCCATGAGGATCCTACCTACATCTTTCTGTGTGGAGCACATCCCCAAGGCCCTGTCTCCAACCGGAAACATCACCAGCGCTCCACGCAACTTCACTGTCCTT GGTTTAGATGATGAATACCAGGAAGAAGGGAAGCTGCTGGGTCACTACATATACCAGGAAGATGGGGAGTCACTGCAAACTTTTCCCATCATG GAGGAGAACGACAAGCCCTTCCAGATTATTGAAGTTCGGGTGCTGTCGAATTGGGGTCACCCAGAATACACATGCATGTACCGCTTCAGAGTCCATGGAGAGCCACAGCCGCAGTGA
- the sun1b gene encoding SUN domain-containing protein 1 isoform X1 — translation MTMDFSQLHTYTPPQCAPENTGYTYSLSSSYSTSALEFEREHQIAAVYESPRMSRRSLRLQNSTSHYVNDSVADYSRNLSSNSSSYTSTRRETRTLRSKKLQSASGGLSLSLSQLETPRKTLSFSAVNTPINSSIIQETNTDASLLTSTLDHSHIRQRTITTTKTTSSSSVDGHWERSFTADRSSSSVNGDASASHSHATLHNGYICKDCSLNSQKMDSYITQSSSQSCLSSHAAEDSSDALSASSSQYTSIYTRDRTQRKKTGVLVSMSNACIHYSKRALAPIVSLVTLIIHSVVWLGSKVRSPPGKGVFSLFSDTMTLAASSSLSKLLLIKQAMLHRVMSYREKGYDRKAHSSFCRSMNVEGLVTDDAAHLNGSLCDDCKGRKHSETHTVLLKHSSRRQRLVAALWSVLAYTGYCLLLPGHCVVRAGRALGSGAGALMQRLLSLFWTLLTAPVTAGRGLLWFLATGWYQLVLLMSVLNVFFLTRCVPLLWKLLLFLLPLLLLLVFWLWGPSTAALLAYLPAINLTELHPASAFTFLYNLVPALSLVPASVPAAARETLEQTSATPVSQGTPILPPLALSGLDLERLEHMERQLALLWESVRQGDQKQEQYHRDILGLYNILREQIHTRTDKESLGIWVSSLMEPRLGELQGELAQMNIHTTQSAEQQKLQQESQATRLADVQLLLSALTIKTEELQQKQQQFEQEKQETQEREREAVAAAADTLPVSVGVNQEDHDALLLEVQRLEAELGRIRQDLQGVMGCRGKCDQLDTLQETISVQVSSQVRKELQALFYGSGTGELPESLVLWLSQRYVSTPDLQASLASLEMNILRNVSQQLDLSRAQTLGEAESQAKTIVQTVTSTVRHTAAGEGLTEEQVKLIVRNALRIYSQDRTGLVDYALESGGGSILSTRCSETYETKTALMSLFGLPLWYFSQSPRVVIQPDVYPGNCWAFKGSQGYLVIRLSMRILPTSFCVEHIPKALSPTGNITSAPRNFTVLGLDDEYQEEGKLLGHYIYQEDGESLQTFPIMEENDKPFQIIEVRVLSNWGHPEYTCMYRFRVHGEPQPQ, via the exons TACGCTACGGAGCAAAAAGCTCCAGTCTGCATCTGGTGGCCTGTCTTTATCATTGAGCCAACTCGAGACACCGAGGAAAACGCTCTCCTTCTCAGCTGTTAACACCCCCATTAACAGCAGCATCATTCAGGAAACCAACACCGATGCGTCTCTGCTCACCTCCACCCTGGACCATTCTCACATAAGGCAACGCACCATTACCACTACCAAAACCACCAGCTCTAGTTCTGTGGATGGACACTGGG AGAGGAGCTTCACTGCCGACCGCAGTTCATCCAGTGTCAACGGTGACGCCAGCGCTTCGCATTCCCACGCCACACTCCACAATGGCTATATCTGCAAAGACTGCTCTTTAAACTCTCAGAAGATGGACTCCTATATAACAcagtcatcatcacaatcatgtTTATCGTCTCATGCGGCAGAAGATTCCTCGGATGCTCTCTCTGCCTCATCCTCTCAGTACACAAGCATATACACCAGAGACAGGACTCAGAGAAAAAAGACAG GTGTCCTGGTATCCATGTCTAACGCCTGTATACACTACAGCAAACGAGCATTGGCCCCCATAGTGTCTTTAGTCACCCTGATCATCCACAGTGTGGTCTGGCTGGGGTCAAAAGTCAGGAGCCCCCCAGGAAAAG GtgtcttttcattattttcagacACGATGACACTTGCAGCTTCTTCCAGTTTGTCCAAGCTGTTGCTGATAAAACAGGCTATGCTCCACAGAGTAATGAGCTACAGAGAAAAAGGCTATGATAGAAAAG CTCACTCCAGTTTCTGTAGAAGCATGAACGTGGAAGGTTTGGTCACTGATGATGCAGCACATCTCAATGGTTCCCTCT GTGATGACTGTAAAGGCAGAAAGCATTCAGAGACACACACTGTCCTCCTCAAACATTCCTCCAGGCGTCAACGTCTGGTGGCTGCTCTTTGGAGCGTCCTAGCTTACACAG GCTACTGCCTCCTCCTGCCAGGGCACTGTGTGGTGAGAGCAGGCAGAGCGCTGGGATCTGGAGCTGGGGCCCTGATGCAGAGGCTGCTCTCACTGTTCTGGACACTCCTGACAGCTCCAG TGACTGCAGGCAGAGGACTTCTGTGGTTTCTTGCTACAGGATGGTACCAACTGGTGTTGCTCATGTCTGTCCTTAATGTCTTCTTTCTGACACG ATGTGTTCCACTACTTTGGAAGCTACTATTGTTCCTTTTGCCCCTTCTGCTTCTCCTTG tGTTCTGGCTGTGGGGTCCGTCCACTGCTGCCCTGCTTGCTTACCTTCCAGCAATAAACCTGACTGAGTTGCATCCGGCCTCTGCCTTCACTTTCCTGTATAACTTGGTGCCAGCGTTGTCTCTGGTTCCTGCAtctgttcctgctgctgcacGCGAGACTCTGGAACAAACCTCCGCCACGCCGGTCTCACAGGGGACA CCCATCCTTCCCCCTTTGGCGCTCTCTGGTTTGGATTTGGAGCGACTGGAGCATATGGAGCGGCAGCTAGCGCTGCTGTGGGAGAGTGTCCGGCAGGGCGACCAGAAGCAAGAGCAGTACCACAGGGACATTCTCGGTCTGTACAACATCCTGAGGGAGCAGATCCACACTCGGACCGACAAGGAGAGCTTGGGAATATGGGTGTCATCTCTGATGGAGCCAAGACTCGGCGAGTTACAGGGAGAACTGGCTCAGAtgaacatacacacaacacag AGTGCAGAGCAACAGAAGCTGCAGCAAGAGAGTCAGGCAACACGATTGGCTGATGTACAACTGCTGTTAAGTGCACTGACTATCAAAACTGAG GAGCTGCAACAGAAGCAGCAACAGTTTGAGCAGGAGAAGCAGGAGAcgcaagagagggagagagaggctgtcgctgcagcagcagacacacttcctgtcag TGTGGGTGTGAACCAGGAGgaccatgatgctttgctgttGGAGGTGCAGAGACTTGAGGCAGAGCTGGGCCGAATCAGACAGGATCTGCAGGGCGTTATGGGATGCAGGGGCAAATGTGACCAGCTAGACACATTGCAGGAGACG ATATCAGTCCAGGTGTCATCCCAGGTGCGTAAGGAGCTGCAGGCGCTGTTCTACGGCAGCGGGACCGGAGAGCTTCCAGAGTCTCTGGTCCTGTGGTTGTCTCAGCGCTACGTGAGCACGCCGGACCTGCAGGCCTCGCTGGCCTCACTGGAGATGAACATCCTGAGAAACGTATCCCAGCAGCTCGACCTCAGCCGCGCCCAAACCCTCGGCGAAGCTGAGTCTCAAGCCAAGACCATTGTTCAGACGGTAACCAGCACCGTCCGGCACACTGCTGCGGGCGAGGGACTGACAGAAGAG CAAGTAAAGCTGATTGTCCGAAACGCTTTGAGGATCTACTCCCAGGATCGAACAGGCCTGGTAGACTATGCCCTGGAGTCTGGAG GTGGCAGCATCCTCAGCACTCGCTGCTCTGAGACGTACGAGACCAAGACGGCCCTCATGAGTCTGTTCGGCCTGCCGCTCTGGTACTTCTCCCAGTCGCCACGTGTCGTCATCCAG CCTGATGTGTACCCAGGTAACTGCTGGGCATTCAAAGGGTCTCAGGGCTACCTCGTGATCCGACTGTCCATGAGGATCCTACCTACATCTTTCTGTGTGGAGCACATCCCCAAGGCCCTGTCTCCAACCGGAAACATCACCAGCGCTCCACGCAACTTCACTGTCCTT GGTTTAGATGATGAATACCAGGAAGAAGGGAAGCTGCTGGGTCACTACATATACCAGGAAGATGGGGAGTCACTGCAAACTTTTCCCATCATG GAGGAGAACGACAAGCCCTTCCAGATTATTGAAGTTCGGGTGCTGTCGAATTGGGGTCACCCAGAATACACATGCATGTACCGCTTCAGAGTCCATGGAGAGCCACAGCCGCAGTGA
- the sun1b gene encoding SUN domain-containing protein 1 isoform X4, translating into MSRRSLRLQNSTSHYVNDSVADYSRNLSSNSSSYTSTRRETRTLRSKKLQSASGGLSLSLSQLETPRKTLSFSAVNTPINSSIIQETNTDASLLTSTLDHSHIRQRTITTTKTTSSSSVDGHWERSFTADRSSSSVNGDASASHSHATLHNGYICKDCSLNSQKMDSYITQSSSQSCLSSHAAEDSSDALSASSSQYTSIYTRDRTQRKKTGVLVSMSNACIHYSKRALAPIVSLVTLIIHSVVWLGSKVRSPPGKGVFSLFSDTMTLAASSSLSKLLLIKQAMLHRVMSYREKGYDRKAHSSFCRSMNVEGLVTDDAAHLNGSLCDDCKGRKHSETHTVLLKHSSRRQRLVAALWSVLAYTGYCLLLPGHCVVRAGRALGSGAGALMQRLLSLFWTLLTAPVTAGRGLLWFLATGWYQLVLLMSVLNVFFLTRCVPLLWKLLLFLLPLLLLLVFWLWGPSTAALLAYLPAINLTELHPASAFTFLYNLVPALSLVPASVPAAARETLEQTSATPVSQGTPILPPLALSGLDLERLEHMERQLALLWESVRQGDQKQEQYHRDILGLYNILREQIHTRTDKESLGIWVSSLMEPRLGELQGELAQMNIHTTQSAEQQKLQQESQATRLADVQLLLSALTIKTEELQQKQQQFEQEKQETQEREREAVAAAADTLPVSVGVNQEDHDALLLEVQRLEAELGRIRQDLQGVMGCRGKCDQLDTLQETISVQVSSQVRKELQALFYGSGTGELPESLVLWLSQRYVSTPDLQASLASLEMNILRNVSQQLDLSRAQTLGEAESQAKTIVQTVTSTVRHTAAGEGLTEEQVKLIVRNALRIYSQDRTGLVDYALESGGGSILSTRCSETYETKTALMSLFGLPLWYFSQSPRVVIQPDVYPGNCWAFKGSQGYLVIRLSMRILPTSFCVEHIPKALSPTGNITSAPRNFTVLGLDDEYQEEGKLLGHYIYQEDGESLQTFPIMEENDKPFQIIEVRVLSNWGHPEYTCMYRFRVHGEPQPQ; encoded by the exons TACGCTACGGAGCAAAAAGCTCCAGTCTGCATCTGGTGGCCTGTCTTTATCATTGAGCCAACTCGAGACACCGAGGAAAACGCTCTCCTTCTCAGCTGTTAACACCCCCATTAACAGCAGCATCATTCAGGAAACCAACACCGATGCGTCTCTGCTCACCTCCACCCTGGACCATTCTCACATAAGGCAACGCACCATTACCACTACCAAAACCACCAGCTCTAGTTCTGTGGATGGACACTGGG AGAGGAGCTTCACTGCCGACCGCAGTTCATCCAGTGTCAACGGTGACGCCAGCGCTTCGCATTCCCACGCCACACTCCACAATGGCTATATCTGCAAAGACTGCTCTTTAAACTCTCAGAAGATGGACTCCTATATAACAcagtcatcatcacaatcatgtTTATCGTCTCATGCGGCAGAAGATTCCTCGGATGCTCTCTCTGCCTCATCCTCTCAGTACACAAGCATATACACCAGAGACAGGACTCAGAGAAAAAAGACAG GTGTCCTGGTATCCATGTCTAACGCCTGTATACACTACAGCAAACGAGCATTGGCCCCCATAGTGTCTTTAGTCACCCTGATCATCCACAGTGTGGTCTGGCTGGGGTCAAAAGTCAGGAGCCCCCCAGGAAAAG GtgtcttttcattattttcagacACGATGACACTTGCAGCTTCTTCCAGTTTGTCCAAGCTGTTGCTGATAAAACAGGCTATGCTCCACAGAGTAATGAGCTACAGAGAAAAAGGCTATGATAGAAAAG CTCACTCCAGTTTCTGTAGAAGCATGAACGTGGAAGGTTTGGTCACTGATGATGCAGCACATCTCAATGGTTCCCTCT GTGATGACTGTAAAGGCAGAAAGCATTCAGAGACACACACTGTCCTCCTCAAACATTCCTCCAGGCGTCAACGTCTGGTGGCTGCTCTTTGGAGCGTCCTAGCTTACACAG GCTACTGCCTCCTCCTGCCAGGGCACTGTGTGGTGAGAGCAGGCAGAGCGCTGGGATCTGGAGCTGGGGCCCTGATGCAGAGGCTGCTCTCACTGTTCTGGACACTCCTGACAGCTCCAG TGACTGCAGGCAGAGGACTTCTGTGGTTTCTTGCTACAGGATGGTACCAACTGGTGTTGCTCATGTCTGTCCTTAATGTCTTCTTTCTGACACG ATGTGTTCCACTACTTTGGAAGCTACTATTGTTCCTTTTGCCCCTTCTGCTTCTCCTTG tGTTCTGGCTGTGGGGTCCGTCCACTGCTGCCCTGCTTGCTTACCTTCCAGCAATAAACCTGACTGAGTTGCATCCGGCCTCTGCCTTCACTTTCCTGTATAACTTGGTGCCAGCGTTGTCTCTGGTTCCTGCAtctgttcctgctgctgcacGCGAGACTCTGGAACAAACCTCCGCCACGCCGGTCTCACAGGGGACA CCCATCCTTCCCCCTTTGGCGCTCTCTGGTTTGGATTTGGAGCGACTGGAGCATATGGAGCGGCAGCTAGCGCTGCTGTGGGAGAGTGTCCGGCAGGGCGACCAGAAGCAAGAGCAGTACCACAGGGACATTCTCGGTCTGTACAACATCCTGAGGGAGCAGATCCACACTCGGACCGACAAGGAGAGCTTGGGAATATGGGTGTCATCTCTGATGGAGCCAAGACTCGGCGAGTTACAGGGAGAACTGGCTCAGAtgaacatacacacaacacag AGTGCAGAGCAACAGAAGCTGCAGCAAGAGAGTCAGGCAACACGATTGGCTGATGTACAACTGCTGTTAAGTGCACTGACTATCAAAACTGAG GAGCTGCAACAGAAGCAGCAACAGTTTGAGCAGGAGAAGCAGGAGAcgcaagagagggagagagaggctgtcgctgcagcagcagacacacttcctgtcag TGTGGGTGTGAACCAGGAGgaccatgatgctttgctgttGGAGGTGCAGAGACTTGAGGCAGAGCTGGGCCGAATCAGACAGGATCTGCAGGGCGTTATGGGATGCAGGGGCAAATGTGACCAGCTAGACACATTGCAGGAGACG ATATCAGTCCAGGTGTCATCCCAGGTGCGTAAGGAGCTGCAGGCGCTGTTCTACGGCAGCGGGACCGGAGAGCTTCCAGAGTCTCTGGTCCTGTGGTTGTCTCAGCGCTACGTGAGCACGCCGGACCTGCAGGCCTCGCTGGCCTCACTGGAGATGAACATCCTGAGAAACGTATCCCAGCAGCTCGACCTCAGCCGCGCCCAAACCCTCGGCGAAGCTGAGTCTCAAGCCAAGACCATTGTTCAGACGGTAACCAGCACCGTCCGGCACACTGCTGCGGGCGAGGGACTGACAGAAGAG CAAGTAAAGCTGATTGTCCGAAACGCTTTGAGGATCTACTCCCAGGATCGAACAGGCCTGGTAGACTATGCCCTGGAGTCTGGAG GTGGCAGCATCCTCAGCACTCGCTGCTCTGAGACGTACGAGACCAAGACGGCCCTCATGAGTCTGTTCGGCCTGCCGCTCTGGTACTTCTCCCAGTCGCCACGTGTCGTCATCCAG CCTGATGTGTACCCAGGTAACTGCTGGGCATTCAAAGGGTCTCAGGGCTACCTCGTGATCCGACTGTCCATGAGGATCCTACCTACATCTTTCTGTGTGGAGCACATCCCCAAGGCCCTGTCTCCAACCGGAAACATCACCAGCGCTCCACGCAACTTCACTGTCCTT GGTTTAGATGATGAATACCAGGAAGAAGGGAAGCTGCTGGGTCACTACATATACCAGGAAGATGGGGAGTCACTGCAAACTTTTCCCATCATG GAGGAGAACGACAAGCCCTTCCAGATTATTGAAGTTCGGGTGCTGTCGAATTGGGGTCACCCAGAATACACATGCATGTACCGCTTCAGAGTCCATGGAGAGCCACAGCCGCAGTGA